In Candidatus Zixiibacteriota bacterium, the genomic window GCGCGGCGGAAATCAACCAGTAGACCAATACATAGCGCAGAACTCGCGTCGAGAAGACGATTCCCGCAAACTGCGCAAACGGCCAGCGCACCAGGCCGGCATAAATCGTGATCGGATCCCCCACGATCGGCAGCCACGACGCCAGCAGAAAGATCACTCCGTAGCGCTTGTGCTTGCGCGCGTAAGTCTCAAGCCGCTGCTGGTCGAACTTGAGCCACCGCTCCACCAGATAGGTACCGCCGTAACGGCCTCCCACGTAATTCAGCGCCGTGCCGGCACAATTTCCCAGGCCGGCCAGCGCGATGCACAGCCACGGCGAATAACCAAAGTGAATGGCGATGACAAATATGACTTCGGACGACAACGGAACAATCGTCGCAGCCACAAACGAAGTCACCAGCAGCGCCAGGTACATTTCCATTCGGGGAAGTATAAGCGGATCGACGGGTCGGCAGCAAGCATTCCTGCTTTGCTGCGCAATCCCTAAAGCGCTGACAGCAATTCAATGCCGACCGGACAGTGGTCGGAACCCGGGACATCGGGCTTGATACTTGCCCCCCGGACGCGC contains:
- a CDS encoding DedA family protein; the encoded protein is MYLALLVTSFVAATIVPLSSEVIFVIAIHFGYSPWLCIALAGLGNCAGTALNYVGGRYGGTYLVERWLKFDQQRLETYARKHKRYGVIFLLASWLPIVGDPITIYAGLVRWPFAQFAGIVFSTRVLRYVLVYWLISAAHLGQH